One stretch of Limnohabitans sp. DNA includes these proteins:
- a CDS encoding DUF2779 domain-containing protein: DLWNFRKKDDLISQGRIRLSTVQPGDIDVKDGGETLSVSERQWMQAKGISPEEDRGGYWLAEAHMRREMASWRFPYHFIDFETSAVAIPFHQGMRPYEQVAFQYSHHVMHGDGRVEHKGQFLLAEPGVFPNFEFARALKAELEGDTGKVFMWSHHENTILNRIMVQLDESLSPPDDADELRLFLASLTKSGERAMVDLCDLAKDAYFHVATKGSVSIKKVLPAMLASNAWLRQHYAQPIYGAEGGMSSLNYKNFTWLPTDEHGQSIDDPYEILRDLGAEMLGEPLAAGQDPDELVIAEGGAAATAYSRLQFEDLQDAQRSQIKQALLRYCELDTLAMVMVVQGWQSEVGQ; encoded by the coding sequence TGGACCTGTGGAATTTCCGCAAAAAAGACGACTTGATTTCGCAAGGGCGGATTCGCCTTTCAACCGTGCAGCCCGGTGACATCGATGTCAAAGACGGCGGAGAAACCCTGTCGGTCAGTGAGCGCCAATGGATGCAGGCCAAAGGCATCTCCCCAGAAGAAGATCGGGGCGGGTACTGGCTGGCCGAGGCGCACATGCGCAGAGAAATGGCGTCTTGGCGCTTTCCTTACCATTTCATCGACTTTGAGACCAGCGCAGTGGCCATCCCGTTTCACCAAGGCATGCGGCCTTATGAGCAGGTGGCTTTTCAGTATTCGCACCATGTGATGCACGGAGACGGGCGCGTCGAGCACAAGGGCCAGTTCTTGCTGGCCGAGCCTGGGGTGTTTCCAAACTTCGAATTTGCCCGCGCCCTGAAGGCTGAGCTGGAGGGGGACACTGGCAAGGTGTTCATGTGGAGCCACCATGAAAACACGATCTTGAACCGGATCATGGTGCAGCTCGATGAAAGCTTGAGTCCGCCAGACGATGCGGATGAGCTGCGTTTGTTTTTGGCGTCCCTCACCAAGTCAGGCGAGCGCGCCATGGTGGACCTGTGCGATTTGGCCAAGGATGCTTACTTTCATGTGGCCACCAAGGGCAGTGTCTCCATCAAGAAGGTGCTGCCCGCCATGCTGGCAAGCAATGCTTGGCTGCGGCAGCACTATGCCCAGCCGATCTATGGCGCGGAGGGTGGAATGTCCAGCCTCAATTACAAGAACTTCACTTGGCTGCCCACCGATGAACACGGCCAGAGCATCGATGACCCCTATGAAATTCTGCGCGACTTGGGCGCAGAGATGCTGGGCGAGCCATTGGCTGCAGGCCAAGACCCGGATGAATTGGTTATCGCAGAAGGTGGCGCGGCCGCAACGGCCTATTCGCGGCTGCAGTTTGAAGACCTGCAAGACGCGCAGAGGTCTCAAATCAAGCAAGCCCTGTTGCGCTACTGTGAGCTGGACACCCTGGCGATGGTGATGGTGGTGCAGGGGTGGCAGAGCGAGGTTGGGCAATGA
- a CDS encoding type II toxin-antitoxin system HicB family antitoxin: protein MKFIIAIEPGDADHSFGVVVPDLPGCFSAGDSLDEAMANAHEAIDLWCETVIEDGQDIPPAKSISLHQQDPEFAGWVWAVVDVPVEKYLGPAEKINITVPHIVLARIDEYAKRHRQSRSGFLVDAARAAMAAQP, encoded by the coding sequence ATGAAATTCATCATTGCCATCGAACCGGGTGACGCAGACCACAGCTTTGGCGTGGTGGTGCCGGACTTGCCTGGGTGCTTTAGCGCGGGCGACTCGCTGGATGAGGCGATGGCAAATGCCCATGAAGCGATTGATTTGTGGTGCGAAACAGTTATTGAGGATGGGCAGGATATTCCACCAGCCAAGTCAATCAGCCTGCACCAACAAGACCCTGAGTTTGCAGGTTGGGTATGGGCTGTTGTGGATGTGCCGGTTGAGAAGTACCTGGGCCCAGCGGAGAAGATCAACATCACGGTGCCGCACATCGTGTTGGCCCGCATTGACGAATACGCCAAGCGCCACCGTCAAAGCCGTAGCGGTTTTTTGGTCGATGCAGCCAGGGCTGCCATGGCCGCACAGCCTTGA
- a CDS encoding type II toxin-antitoxin system HicA family toxin yields MNSKMLIKMLESAGWTERGCKGSHHIYTHPNKPGHISVPHPKSDLGKGITHKLLKQAGLK; encoded by the coding sequence ATGAACAGCAAAATGCTCATCAAAATGCTCGAAAGTGCCGGTTGGACTGAGCGTGGTTGCAAGGGTAGCCATCACATTTATACGCACCCGAACAAGCCTGGGCACATCAGCGTTCCGCACCCCAAGTCAGATCTGGGCAAGGGAATAACGCACAAATTGCTGAAACAAGCTGGCCTGAAATAA
- a CDS encoding ATP-binding domain-containing protein, with amino-acid sequence MINKLGLTPEPVLARSAHAGEVPHFHIWESGQSSAQGKLNECLAKLWQCGYTPDQVAVISYRGVQQSEALRHDRLGGQATRRFTGQYDSAGNAQWSEGPLLAESLYRFKGQSAPAVVLCEVDFETLTERDKRKLFVGLTRAQMRVDVVISERAALVLFDML; translated from the coding sequence ATGATCAACAAACTGGGCCTGACGCCCGAGCCCGTTCTGGCCCGCAGTGCGCACGCTGGCGAAGTGCCGCATTTTCACATTTGGGAAAGTGGGCAAAGCAGCGCGCAGGGCAAACTGAACGAATGCCTGGCCAAGTTATGGCAATGCGGTTACACCCCTGACCAAGTCGCCGTCATCAGCTACCGGGGCGTGCAGCAGTCTGAAGCGCTGCGCCACGACCGCCTGGGTGGGCAAGCCACTCGGCGATTCACGGGCCAATATGACAGCGCAGGCAACGCGCAGTGGAGCGAAGGCCCGCTGCTGGCCGAAAGCCTTTACCGATTCAAAGGCCAAAGCGCTCCGGCCGTGGTGCTGTGCGAAGTCGATTTTGAAACCCTGACCGAGCGCGACAAACGCAAACTCTTTGTCGGCCTGACTCGCGCGCAAATGCGGGTGGATGTCGTGATCAGTGAGCGGGCGGCGCTTGTCCTGTTTGACATGCTCTGA